A window of Rhinolophus ferrumequinum isolate MPI-CBG mRhiFer1 chromosome X, mRhiFer1_v1.p, whole genome shotgun sequence contains these coding sequences:
- the SOX3 gene encoding LOW QUALITY PROTEIN: transcription factor SOX-3 (The sequence of the model RefSeq protein was modified relative to this genomic sequence to represent the inferred CDS: substituted 1 base at 1 genomic stop codon), with the protein MXPARDCASGESSLRVPVYLAQSASASLPFPPDPLAHRPPSAPPTESPGLFTVAAPAPGAPSPPATLAHLLPAPAMYSLLETELKNPVGPPTPAAGAGGPTAPGGAGKSSANAASGANAGGGSGGGASGGGGGSDQDRVKRPMNAFMVWSRGQRRKMALENPKMHNSEISKRLGADWKLLTDAEKRPFIDEAKRLRAVHMKEYPDYKYRPRRKTKTLLKKDKYSLPGGLLPPGAAAAAAAAAAAAAASSPVGVGQRLDTYTHVNGWANGAYSLVQEQLGYAQPATMSSPPPPALPQMHRYDMAGLQYSPMMPPGAQSYMNAAAAAAAASGYGGMAPSAAAAAAAYGQQPATAAAAAAAAMSLGPMGTVVKTEPSSPPPAITSHSQRACLGDLRDMISMYLPPGGDAADAASPLPGGRLHTVHQHYQGAGTAVNGTVPLTHI; encoded by the coding sequence ATGTGACCAGCTCGAGACTGCGCATCAGGTGAGAGTAGCCTGCGGGTTCCTGTTTACCTGGCGCAGAGCGCTTCGGCCAGCCTGCCCTTCCCGCCCGACCCGCTGGCCCATCGGCCCCCAAGCGCCCCTCCGACGGAGTCTCCAGGCCTTTTCACGGTGGCCGCTCCAGCCCCGGGAGCGCCTTCTCCTCCCGCCACTCTGGCGCACCTTCTTCCCGCTCCGGCCATGTACAGCCTGCTGGAGACTGAACTCAAGAACCCGGTGGGGCCACCCACTCCAGCGGCAGGCGCGGGCGGCCCCACAGCCCCAGGCGGCGCAGGCAAGAGTAGCGCGAACGCAGCCAGCGGCGCGAACGcaggcggcggcagcggcggtggTGCGAGCGGCGGTGGAGGGGGCAGCGATCAGGACCGCGTGAAGCGGCCCATGAATGCTTTCATGGTGTGGTCCCGCGGGCAGCGGCGCAAGATGGCCCTGGAGAACCCCAAGATGCACAATTCTGAGATCAGCAAGCGCTTGGGCGCCGACTGGAAACTGCTGACCGACGCCGAGAAGCGACCGTTCATCGACGAGGCCAAACGACTGCGCGCCGTGCACATGAAAGAATACCCGGACTACAAGTACCGGCCGCGCCGCAAGACCAAGACGCTGCTCAAGAAGGACAAGTACTCCCTGCCCGGCGGCCTGTTGCCCcccggcgccgccgccgccgccgccgctgccgccgccgccgccgccgccagcaGTCCGGTGGGCGTGGGCCAGCGCCTGGACACGTACACACACGTGAACGGCTGGGCCAACGGTGCGTACTCGCTGGTACAGGAGCAACTGGGCTACGCGCAGCCCGCCACCATGAGCAGCCCGCCGCCGCCCGCGCTGCCTCAGATGCACCGCTACGACATGGCCGGCTTGCAGTACAGCCCCATGATGCCGCCCGGCGCCCAGAGCTACATGAacgccgccgccgcggccgccgccgcctcggGCTACGGGGGCATGGCGCCCTcagctgctgctgccgccgccgcctaCGGGCAACAGCCCGccaccgccgctgccgccgccgccgccgccatgaGCCTGGGCCCCATGGGCACGGTGGTGAAGACCGAGCCCAGCTCGCCGCCGCCCGCCATCACATCGCACTCGCAGCGCGCGTGCCTTGGCGACCTGCGCGACATGATCAGCATGTACCTGCCACCCGGCGGGGACGCGGCTGACGCCGCCTCGCCGCTGCCTGGCGGCCGCCTGCACACCGTACACCAGCACTACCAGGGCGCTGGGACTGCTGTCAACGGAACGGTGCCGCTGACCCACATCTGA
- the LOC117032840 gene encoding LOW QUALITY PROTEIN: tubulin alpha chain-like (The sequence of the model RefSeq protein was modified relative to this genomic sequence to represent the inferred CDS: deleted 1 base in 1 codon; substituted 1 base at 1 genomic stop codon), with translation MGESPGGDLQTPRALPSTRCSSRAYSGWVGLGQDLRTTPSPPIPGPQTSGPSGLVRAAVIGANQTGCQQLSVAEITNVCFEPTNQMVKCDLRHVKYMACCLLYHGVMVPKDVNATIATTKTKRTIQFVDQCPTGFKVGINYQPPTMVPGGDLAKVQXAVCMLSNTTAIAEAWALLDHKFDLMYDKGAFVHWYVGECMEEGEFSEAREGIAAFENDYEEVGVDFVEGEGKEEDRNIKVNMSRRCCFYREAYSVLNFEKLWSDQLMCM, from the exons ATGGGAGAGTCCCCCGGCGGTGATTTACAGACCCCCCGCGCACTGCCCTCCACCCGGTGCTCCTCCCGGGCCTACAGCGGCTGGGTTGGGCTCGGGCAAGACCTCCGtaccactccctcccctcccatcccagGGCCACAGACGTCGGGCCCCTCGGGGCTGGTACGAGCCGCTGTGATTGGAGCTAACCAAACAGGCTGCCAG CAGCTTTCTGTAGCAGAGATCACCAATGTGTGCTTTGAGCCA ACCAACCAGATGGTGAAATGTGACCTTCGCCATGTTAAATACATGGCTTGCTGCCTATTATACCACGGTGTCATGGTTCCCAAAGATGTGAATGCCACCATTGCCACCACCAAGACGAAGCGTACCATCCAGTTTGTGGACCAGTGCCCCACTGGCTTCAAAGTTGGCATTAATTACCAGCCTCCCACTATGGTACCTGGTGGAGACCTGGCCAAAGTACAGTGAGCTGTGTGCATGCTGAGCAACACCACAGCTATTGCTGAGGCCTGGGCACTCCTGGACCACAAGTTTGACCTGATGTATGACAAGGGTGCCTTTGTTCACTGGTACGTGGGTGAGTGCATGGAGGAAGGAGAGTTTTCTGAGGCCCGTGAGGGCATAGCTGCCTTTGAAAACGATTATGAGGAGGTTGGTGTGGATTTTGTTGAAGGAGAGGGTAAGGAAGAGGACAGGAATATTAAAGTTAATATGTCACGAAGGTGCTGCTTTTACAGGGAAGCTTATTCTGttttaaactttgaaaagctGTGGTCTGATCAGTTAATGTGTATGTAG